Proteins from a single region of Punica granatum isolate Tunisia-2019 chromosome 8, ASM765513v2, whole genome shotgun sequence:
- the LOC116189087 gene encoding citrate-binding protein-like produces MRITIFSPKTIQEFAKPMCSFNYYRLIFFSALLVSFLGPQRYASADPTDGFTPVPLQNGNFVLEKPYNVPLTDRYSHVDGVNKLWVYNHDKPFKPGSDTRPRTEIRIKGCDYSSGVWQFEGYAYVPRGTSGVTIMQIHGAAEGATTLQLRIYNGVMRYYKYDLVATDLYDKWFRLNVIHDVGKGKLTVFIDGEQKYEGHDQGPGDLYFKCGVYAAPEKSSNYMESRWRDIKIYKK; encoded by the exons ATGCGTATTACAATATTCTCACCAAAAACTATTCAAGAATTCGCAAAACCGATGTGTTCCTTCAATTATTACCGTCTGATCTTTTTCTCTGCCCTACTTGTGAGTTTCCTGGGGCCGCAGCGCTATGCTAGTGCTGATCCAACCGACGGATTTACACCAGTTCCATTGCAGAATGGAAATTTTGTACTTGAGAAACCATACAACGTGCCGCTGACTGATCGTTACAGCCATGTGGATGGAGTTAACAAGCTTTGGGTATACAACCATGACAAGCCCTTCAAGCCAGGAAGCGACACCCGACCTCGCACAGAGATTCGTATCAAA GGATGCGACTATTCATCGGGAGTATGGCAGTTTGAGGGCTACGCTTATGTGCCAAGAGGCACTTCTGGGGTAACCATTATGCAGATCCATGGTGCAGCAGAAGGGGCTACGACGTTGCAGCTAAGGATTTACAATGGGGTCATGAGGTACTACAAGTACGACCTGGTGGCTACAGATCTGTACGACAAGTGGTTCAGATTGAACGTGATCCACGATGTGGGCAAAGGCAAGTTGACTGTTTTCATTGACGGCGAACAGAAGTATGAAGGGCACGACCAGGGACCGGGAGACCTCTATTTCAAGTGCGGGGTCTATGCAGCACCGGAGAAATCTAGCAACTATATGGAATCGAGATGGAGAGACattaaaatttacaaaaaatga
- the LOC116189146 gene encoding citrate-binding protein-like: protein MIIELSLICPMLLSFVISSLGEYSNADPIDGFTEVPLTEYNFELQKPYDIPLEQRYSFIDGVRKLWVYADDKPHDPNSHTQPRTEIRIRGLDYSCGVWQFEGYGFVPNGTSGATIAQIHGAAKGATTIILRIYYGDMRYYSTDLIATDMYDKWFRLNIIHDVDGGSVTVFLDGNQRFQVPDKGPGDLYFKCGVYAAPANISYYMESRWRDIKIYKK from the exons ATGATCATAGAGCTGTCCTTGATCTGCCCAATGCTCTTATCTTTCGTAATCTCGAGCTTGGGAGAGTATTCCAATGCTGATCCTATCGATGGCTTCACCGAGGTGCCGCTCACGGAATACAATTTTGAGCTGCAGAAGCCGTACGACATTCCGCTCGAGCAACGGTACAGTTTCATAGATGGGGTCCGCAAGTTATGGGTCTATGCTGATGACAAGCCACATGATCCCAACAGCCATACCCAGCCACGGACTGAAATCCGCATCCGG GGCCTGGATTACTCGTGCGGAGTATGGCAGTTTGAAGGGTATGGTTTCGTGCCAAATGGGACATCAGGGGCCACGATTGCTCAAATACATGGAGCGGCTAAGGGAGCAACCACAATCATACTGAGGATCTATTATGGGGACATGAGGTACTACAGCACGGATCTGATAGCGACAGACATGTACGATAAGTGGTTCAGGCTCAACATAATCCATGACGTCGACGGAGGGAGCGTGACCGTCTTCCTCGATGGCAACCAAAGGTTTCAAGTGCCGGACAAGGGGCCAGGAGACCTGTACTTCAAGTGTGGAGTATATGCTGCTCCTGCTAATATAAGCTATTACATGGAGTCTAGGTGGAGGGATATCAAGATTTACAAGAAATAA
- the LOC116189638 gene encoding citrate-binding protein-like has translation MDYIQGLDYLSGVWQLEGHAFVPNGTSRAIIVQIHGGEQHATTLILRINEGDVHYYLRDLVVVDVYDRWFRVNIIHEMDEETEMVFFDGVQKLVTEDCGPGDLFFKCGVYAAPPNVSYYLESRWRDIKIYKK, from the coding sequence atgGATTATATACAGGGGCTTGATTATTTATCCGGAGTATGGCAGTTAGAGGGCCATGCTTTCGTGCCGAATGGAACCTCCAGGGCGATCATCGTTCAGATCCATGGTGGTGAGCAACATGCCACAACTCTGATACTGAGGATCAATGAGGGGGATGTGCACTACTACCTCCGGGATCTGGTGGTAGTGGATGTCTACGATCGATGGTTCAGAGTGAACATAATCCACGAAATGGATGAAGAGACAGAGATGGTTTTTTTTGACGGTGTTCAGAAGCTCGTGACGGAAGATTGTGGGCCCGGCGATCTCTTCTTCAAATGTGGAGTCTATGCAGCTCCTCCTAATGTGAGCTATTACTTGGAATCAAGGTGGAGAGACATCAAAATATACAAGAAATAA
- the LOC116216068 gene encoding uncharacterized protein LOC116216068, producing MEEKKKMSQLQMIALLLSALSLFFHGAHSSTVVVDGTSEWKNPIVHVGDVVVFRHKQGNALYIFQNRRAFDLCNFTQASLLTKPSSSSYTWHPSRPGFFYFSFSNGSAATCQQPAQKLAVEVNSAPPSPEILIMPPVSPPQAAPEPASGGVIASSPAFPWPFRPHQELSPSPTPEANSPTMEPSVVPNKADGIPFINSNPAVPLPTGEVDSATIQPQPTSGHEGQVMAGPLQLRMALLWAVMVMMP from the exons AtggaggaaaagaagaagatgtcACAGCTGCAGATGATAGCCCTCCTCCTCTCTGCACTCTCTCTGTTCTTCCATGGAGCTCACTCCTCCACAGTCGTAGTTGACGGGACCTCCGAGTGGAAGAACCCCATCGTTCATGTCGGAGACGTCGTCG TGTTCAGGCACAAGCAGGGCAATGCTCTGTACATTTTCCAGAACCGGAGAGCCTTCGACCTCTGCAACTTCACTCAGGCTTCTCTCCTCACCAaaccctcctcctcctcttacACG TGGCATCCTTCGCGCCCGGGCTTCTTCTACTTCAGCTTCAGCAACGGCTCTGCAGCCACATGTCAGCAGCCAGCCCAGAAGCTTGCCGTAGAGGTCAATTCGGCCCCGCCATCCCCGGAGATACTCATCATGCCGCCAGTGTCACCCCCACAGGCGGCTCCTGAACCTGCATCTGGTGGGGTAATAGCTTCCTCGCCGGCGTTCCCCTGGCCATTCCGTCCGCACCAAGAGCTCTCCCCTAGCCCCACCCCTGAAGCGAACTCTCCGACCATGGAGCCGTCTGTTGTGCCCAATAAGGCTGATGGGATTCCTTTCATCAACAGTAACCCGGCAGTTCCTCTGCCTACCGGAGAGGTGGACTCCGCCACCATACAGCCTCAGCCCACGTCCGGGCATGAAGGGCAG GTAATGGCGGGGCCGCTCCAGCTTCGAATGGCTCTGCTTTGGGCAGTCATGGTGATGATGCCATGA